A single window of Aphidius gifuensis isolate YNYX2018 linkage group LG1, ASM1490517v1, whole genome shotgun sequence DNA harbors:
- the LOC122861165 gene encoding inactive dipeptidyl peptidase 10, translating into MNAGVNIERNSWRLPPDETVQVCDLKSKSSAKDDLYGDGGHNWKSIIFSLLVIGLVIAGIVTAIYLLGYVDELLYWNGRRLTLEECLRNELSPPRLPPAWISHDKFIYQADDGSLALLDASNNSVSLLVSNHTLRQLNVQGFECSINLRYVLFKHDVKPVFRHTFTALYTVYDVTNDHHTPLRLHSSSPVQPTRLQYATWMGNTTSLVMISDNNILLRLSPTAPDDKRLTNTGVPGVIYNGVPDWLYQEEVLPKPEVLWPSPDGKYLLYASFNDTKVTRLEFPWFGSQTGQNSGSSSPTGEPRKISFPPSKSIHYPTPGSSNPEVSLWLVDLTNTSDTTNDSIEIDYPRKQLKPPPIFDDQEYYLISAGWVGKDSNQIGVVWMTRSQNLSVVSACRSPKWECEETHTERAPEGQWLDAQPHPVFSPNGDSFLLLAAVQEGGQEHFTHIKHVELTQQRIAVLSHGRYEVSEILAWDTRASLVYYLGSRERKPGQKHLYVVRDPTTDDPRRLEPLCITCDLGDVLWSSRFYYTNCTHFGASVSSSSDSRQGYYILHCEGPGLPLAGVHSVITHKMVRVLYDARIQQGGRLSQLALPTRKSFEVPLPQGWRAQVQLQLPPSWREELRDAAFPVLVEVNGRPGSAAVTDKFSIDWGTYMSSHNDVIYIRLDVRGARGQGKRALYHRIGGVEVQDQLTVLKYLLESESFKYLDNSRVAVWGWGYGGYVTSMVLGSQQNVFKCGIAVNPIADWLYYNSAFTERVLGAPVENYKGYVEADLTQRARLVPSHSLFLIHGLADLTAPYTHGIAFAKALSDAGVIFRYQSYADEDHALSGVIEHTYRSMEDFFTECLSLDVS; encoded by the exons ATGAACGCCGGTGTTAATATTGAGAGAAATTCCTGGCGGCTTCCACCCGATGAGACCGTCCAGGTCTgtgatttaaaatcaaaatcatcagCCAAAGAT GATCTATATGGCGACGGTGGTCACAACTGGAAGAGTATAATATTTTCACTTCTAGTAATTGGATTAGTCATTGCTGGAATTGTAACAGCAATTTACCTACTTGG GTATGTCGATGAGCTTTTATATTGGAATGGTAGACGTCTTACACTTGAGGAGTGCCTTCGAAATGAACTTTCACCTCCTCGACTACCACCAGCTTGGATATCTcatgacaaatttatttaccaagCTGACGACGGTTCATTAGCTCTTCTTGATGCATCGAATAACTCGGTTTCACTTCTAGTATCCAATCATACACtt aGACAATTAAATGTTCAAGGCTTTGAGTGTAGTATCAATCTTCGTTATGTACTTTTTAAGCATGATGTTAAACCA gtATTTCGTCATACTTTTACTGCTCTTTACACGGTCTATGATGTTACTAATGA tCATCATACTCCACTTCGTCTTCATTCATCATCACCAGTTCAACCAACTCGTTTACAGTATGCGACTTGGATGGGCAATACAACATCATTAGTTATGATTTCTGATAACAACATATTATTAAGATTGTCACCAACAGCACCGGATGACAAAAGACTGACTAACACTGGAGTGCCTGGAGTTATTTATAATGGTGTACCAGATTGGCTTTATCAAGAAGAAGTCTTACCAAAACCGGAAGTACTTTGGCCAAGTCCAGATGGAAAATATCTTCTTTATGCAAGTTTTAATGACACCAAg GTGACAAGATTAGAATTTCCGTGGTTTGGATCACAAACAGGCCAGAATAGTGGCAGCTCAAGTCCCACTGGTGAACCACGAAAAATATCCTTTCCACCCTCAAAATCTATACATTATCCAACACCTGGTTCGTCAAATCCTGAGGTTAGTCTTTGGCTTGTTGACCTCACAAACACAAGTGATACAACTAACgattcaattgaaattgattATCCACGTAAACAACTTAAGCCACCACCAATATTCGATGACCA ggAATATTATCTGATCTCAGCAGGATGGGTTGGGAAAGATTCAAATCAGATTGGGGTTGTTTGGATGACAAGATCACAAAATTTGTCAGTTGTATCAGCATGTCGTTCACCAAAATGGGAATGTGAGGAAACTCATACAGAACGTGCACCAGAAGGACAATGGCTTGATGCCCAACCACATCCTGTCTTTTCACCAAATGGTGATAGCTTTTTGCTATTGGCTGCTGTACAAGAAGGTGGACAAGAACACTTTACTCATATTAAACATGTTGAATTAACTCAACAAAGAATTGCTGTACTTTCTCATGGAAGATATGAG gTCAGTGAAATTTTGGCATGGGACACAAGAGCAAGTTTAGTTTATTATCTAGGAAGTAGAGAACGTAAACCAGGACAAAAGCATTTATATGTTGTGAGAGATCCAACAACGGATGATCCACGTCGTCTTGAGCCACTTTGTATAACTTGTGATCTTGGTGATGTACTTTGGAGCAGTCG attttattatacaaattgtACGCATTTTGGTGCATCAGTAAGCTCATCAAGTGACAGTAGACAGGGTTATTATATTCTTCATTGTGAAGGTCCTGGATTGCCTTTGGCAGGTGTACACTCAGTTATAACACATAAAATGGTACGAGTACTATATGATGCTAGAATTCAACAGGGTGGTAGATTATCACAGCTTGCTTTACCAACGAGAAAAAGTTTTgag gtACCATTACCACAAGGCTGGCGTGCACAAGTACAATTACAATTACCACCATCATGGCGTGAAGAATTACGTGATGCAGCATTTCCAGTACTTGTTGAAGTTAATGGTCGTCCAGGAAGTGCTGCTGTTACTGATAAATTTAGTATTGATTGGGGTACATATATGTCAAGTCACAatgatgttatttatattagaCTTGATGTACGTGGTGCACGTGGTCAGGGTAAACGTGCATTATATCATCGTATTGGTGGTGTTGAAGTACAAGATCAATTGactgtattaaaatatttacttgaatcagaatcatttaaatatttagataATTCAAGAGTTGCTGTTTGGGGATGGGGATACGGTGGATATGTTACTTCCATGGTATTGGGAAGTCAACAAAATGTATTCAAATGTGGTATTGCTGTTAATCCAATTGCCGATTGGTTATACTACA ATTCAGCATTTACGGAAAGAGTTTTAGGTGCACCAGTTGAAAATTACAAGGGATATGTTGAAGCAGATTTAACACAACGTGCAAGATTAGTACCAAGTCATAGTTTATTTCTTATTCATGGTTTAGCTGACCTAACAGCGCCTTATACACATGGCATTGCCTTTGCAAAAGCTCTGTCTGATGCTGGTGTTATCTTTAGATATCAa agcTATGCTGACGAAGATCATGCTTTGTCTGGTGTGATTGAGCACACTTATCGTTCCATGGAGGACTTCTTTACTGAGTGCCTCTCTTTGGATGTCTCATAG